GCTCATTTGATCGATATCGCTGTAAGGTATTTCCTTAATGTTATTCTACTATATTTTCTATTTTCTAAGGCGAATCTTTATTTAGTCATTGCGCTTTTGGTGATGATGATAGCTTATCTCTCCTATTTTAAAAAAGTGACTAATTCATTTGTGTTAAAATGGGAAACATTAGTGGAATTAGAAGAACGACGGATGTCAAGATTTTATCATCTGGCTAATTTATTCACAGATGTTCCACATCTTGAAGGAAAAGTAAAAAGAAGAGTGTGGATGGATTTCATCCTTCAAACGATTCCTTTCAAACAAGAGAATTCCTTTACCTATTTGCTTTCGAGAACGTTTATTCGTTTGAATGAATATTTTGGGTTGTTTGTGCGGTTAACGGTTATAGGTGGGCTCATTATTGCTTTTAGTGATATATTGGTATTAAAATTAATCCTTTCTTTCTTGTTTATTTACTTAACAGGATTTCAGCTTTTTCCTATGATGAAGCGTCACGAAAGTAAAATTTGGGTCTTCCTTTACCCTGTTCCTCAAGAACAAAAAAAGAAAGCCTTCTTATATGTATTAAGAAAATGGTTGTTGATTCAATCTGTGTTATTTGGAATTTTGGCTGGTCTTCCGGACACATGGAAAGATGGCTTAATCGTCATCATTTGTAACCTAGTTTTTGCAAGTATTTTCATTATTTTATATGCACCAGCACGTTTGAAAAAGATGGAAAGAAAAATGTGAGAAAAGGGACCGAGATTCGGTCCCTTTCTGTGGGGTTAATTCACAAGCTGATTATAATAAGAGGATTGCAACGATTGTGGTGATCAAAATCCCAATAAACACAGGGATGACATTTCGACGGGCAAGCTCAAATGGATCGACATTACAAATCGCTGCAGCTGGAATGAGCGCCCAAGGGACGAGTGTACCACCGCCCACCCAAATCCCTGTTATTTGACCAAGGGCTGTTAAAGTGGCGGTTCCTGATTCGATGGTATGGGAAAAAATTGTGGCAACCGATCCCACTAATGAGATCCCCGAAAATCCGGAACCATCTAACCCGGTAATCGCCCCAACAATACTTAATGTGATGGCACCTACGGCCTTCGTAAATGGAACAACAGAAGATAAGGCAACTCCTAAGTCATTCACAATTCCGTGAGATGTCTCTGGAAGGAAAGGGCCGATGATTTTTTCGAATCCTATGTCACCTAAATAGAAGAATGCAGCGATTGGGATGACAGGACCGAAGACTTTAAATCCGAATTGAAAGCCTTCCACTAAAAAACTTGTTGATTTTTCTAACCCTTTCATTTTAAAACCGACTAAAGTAACGATTAAAAGAATGGCAATGGCTGTACCGCCAACAAGTGCTGCCGCGTCTCCACCTTGCAAATTGTAAATGGACATAATTATAACATCTAAAGCAAATAGGAATGTAATTAAAATAGCGAGAAAATTTTTTAGTAGTGGAGATAAAGTGGTTTCTAAGTCCGTTCCTTTGTTCAGGAAATGTTCTTGATCTTCCGGTTTTACAACTAATACTCCTTTTTTCATATCTCTTTTTAATAAGAAAAAGGCGATGATAGTCGTTGAAATCCCCATCGTTATAGCTAGTGGAATGCTGGCACTAATTACGTCATGAACAGGAATTCCAGCCGCATCAGCCGTCAGTTTTGGGGCTGCTTGAATGATAAAGTCACTCGATAAGGCAATCCCATGACCGAATAAGTTCATAGCCATCGCTGCTCCTAAAGCAGGTAATCCAACACGAATGGCAACCGGTACAAGTACTGCGCCTAATAAGGCAACGGCGGGAGAAGGCCAGAAAAACCAGGAAATCATCATCATCACGATTCCAATCGTCCAATAAGCAAGAGTTGGTGTACGAATAAGTTTAGAAAATGGTCTAATCAAGGCGTCATTGATGCCTGTTTTCATTAAACTTCTACTCATGGCTACAATGATGGAAATAACAAGGATGGTAGATAATAATTCAGTAATGGCATAAGCAAAACTAGAAAAAAGACTGATGATAGATTTATAAAGGGATCCGGTTGCAGTTAATCCAATTAAAAAAATCCCAACAATACATATAATCGTTGTGTCCTTTTGAAAAACCATAAATAAAATGATGAACGCAATAAAAAGGACATATATCCAATGAATCATCGATAAATCTACTTGCATATCATTGGCCTCCTCACGAGATGAAGGTGAAAAACGAAACGTAAACTCAGAAACAGAGCGATTTTTATTTCAAATATCGAAGAATAGAAATCTTAACAGAGTCAAATAGGAGGATGGAATATTGAGATTTTCATGCGAAAGGATTCAGGCATAGGGGAAAAACATGTAGGCATATGCCAAATTTTTTAATACAACATATGAGAAAATAATAAAGTTGTGAAAAAGAACACTAAAATGGGTAAAGAAAATTTCCTTAAAACATGTACTAGTGAAAAAATAAGGAAGATGCAATGGATGAAAGTTGAATTTTTTGGGGAAAAGTTTGTCATTTCCTGAGAAATAAATGGAGATGGGGTCACTTAAATAGGAAAAAAAGTGAAATATGAGGAGATGCAGAAAAAGAGGATTGCTTAAAAAAGCTCATCCACTTTTTTCAAAGGCTGTGCTAAAAGTCAATGTTAATTTAATGTTGATTTAAGTAGGGGAGACCCCGCAGAAAGCGTAGCGTCTGAAGTAGAAATCAACAGCCAAATTTAATTGTCCTCTTTAGGAATGAAATAGGTTGTGACATAGGAAGGTCTTGGATAAATCGGGGTTTTATCTTCCTCTTTTTGGTAATCCTGTTGTTTTTTATGTGCGTTTTCAAAGGTTTTTGATTTTTTCCATCTATTAAATGCCTCTTCATTTTGCCATTCTGTTAATATGATATATGTATCAGAATGAACAGGTCGTAACACACGGAGCGCTTTAAAACCTGGAGCATTTTCAATGAATCCAGATCTGTTTTTAAAGCGGTACTCAAAAACCGGTCTCCCTTCATCTGTTAAGGGTATATGGTTCATTACAAAAAATCCATCATGTCGATCAATTTTTCCGGATTTGACCACAATCTCATACGATCTAGGGGACTGAAAAATTGTTTTTTTGTCCGTCTCATGGAGCAATAAGGTGTGCTCACCATTTTGCATTAACACTAGATTTTCCCGCTTATGATTATTCAAGATCATCCTTAAAAAATCATATGTGCCTGTTGTTAAATAGACATTCACTTTGATCACCTCTTAGTTTTAAGGATTTAACATTACCATTATTATATACATTTTCAAGAAAAAGGGGAAATGGCGTTAAAACAGCAAAAATGGACTAAATCGGGCAAATTTATGACATTTATCCTGATTAACTATACATTCAATTAAAAAAAGTCTATAGTGTAATCGTATAATTAGATGATGGGCATGGAATGAATTCTACATAAAATCATATTTCTATCTACTACAGAAGAGGGGCTTGAGGAAGTAGGCCCCTGCTTACTTTTATGTTCATCGATTCATACTATTACTTAATGATGATAAAAGTAGATGAACCTTTATAGAATGATGACCAATTGAAAGGTGGACGAAAGGCATGAGAGAAATAAATGAAACTATATTGCGTGCAGCTTTAGGAGAAAAAACAGATTATACTCCAGTATGGTATATGCGTCAGGCGGGCCGTTCGCAACCTGAATATAGAAAATTAAAAGAAAAATATTCACTTTTTGAAATTACTCATCAACCTGAACTCTGTGCATATGTGACAAGATTACCTGTTGAGCAATATGATGTAGATGCGGCCATTTTATATAAAGATATTATGTCACCGCTTCCATCTATTGGGGTACATGTAGATATCAAGTCAGGAATTGGTCCTGTGATTGATAATCCTATACAATCTTTAGCTGATGTTGAGAAACTGGGGGAAATTCATCCTGAGCAAGATGTTCCTTACGTGTTAGAAACAATCAAGATCTTAACTCAGGAACAATTATCTGTTCCGCTAATAGGATTTGCTGGGGCTCCGTTTACATTAGCAAGCTATATGATTGAAGGAGGGCCATCGAAAAATTACAATAAAACCAAAGCATTTATGTACTCTGAACCAAAAGCTTGGTTTGCATTAATGGATAAATTGGCGGAAATGACGATTACATATGTACGAGCACAAATTCATGCAGGGGCAAGTGCTATTCAAATTTTTGATTCGTGGGTCGGTGCATTAAATGTCCCAGATTATCGTCATTTCATTAAACCTGTTATGGAAAAAATCTTCAACGAATTGCGAAAAGAAAATGTCCCTCTTATTATGTTCGGTGTTGGGGCTAGTCATCTTGCAAAAGAATGGAATGACCTACCACTAGATGTTGTGGGTCTTGATTGGAGATTATCCATTCAAGAGGCAAGACAATTAGGAATTTCAAAAACAATTCAAGGGAATCTAGATCCTGCCCTTTTGATTGCTCCTTGGAAAGTCATTGAAGAACGAGTCAAGGAAATTTTGGACCAAGGTTTAGCACAACCGGGATATATATTTAACCTGGGGCATGGGGTATTCCCACAAGTACAGCCTGAAACTTTAAAAAGATTAACATCATTTGTACACGAATACAGCGCAGGAAAAATAAAGTAATCGACCCGTTTGTTCCATCCTTAACAGGCAGCAACCCCCACCTTAAAATGATGAGTCATCAAAGAAGCTAGGTGGTGGGATAACTACCCATAAAGGTCCAAAGACGGAAGGATGTGACTTGCCAGGCGAACCCACAGGACGAGGATTCTTTAACGTGGCAAGTTCAACTAACATTCAGTGGGGGATAAAGAAAACCCTCACTGAATGAAGTTTTAACGGAAAGAAAAGGGTTTAAAATAAAGTTATAATATAATAATGAATTCAATGACGTTAAGCGTAAGCCACCTAGTGATACTAAGCTAGTGATCAACAAAAGAAGGCTAGGCCCTTCATCTACCCTAGCTTTGGTTATGTTCTTCTTATCTATGTTTCACAGTGCGCTTGTGCTTTGCTAACGAGGTGAAGACTGCATGGAAAAGAAAAAGATAGGGCTATTAGTAATGGCATATGGAACCCCTTATAAAGAAGAAGATATTGAACGATATTATACACATATTAGACATGGAAGAAAGCCGTCAAAAGAAATGCTGGAAGACTTAAGAAGTCGGTATGAAGCGATTGGAGGCATATCTCCATTAGCTAGAATTACTCAGGAGCAAGGGAGGAAACTTGAAGCCAGGCTGAATGAAATCCAAGATGAAGTAGAATTTAAAATGTACTTAGGGCTTAAACATATTGAGCCATTTGTAGAAGATGCAGTGGAACAGATGAACCAAGATGGAATAGAAGAAGCTATTTCCCTTGTGTTGGCGCCTCATTTTTCAACTTTCAGTGTGAAATCATACAACGGACGAGCAAAAGAAAAAGCAAATGAAATTGGTGGGCCATCGATTACTTCCATCGAAAGTTGGTATAAAGAACCGAAATTTATCGATTATTGGGTTAAACAAGTAAAACAAACATATGAGGAAATGTCGAAAGCAGAGCGGGACTCAAGTATTTTAATAATATCTGCCCATAGCCTACCAGAGAAAATTTTACGTTTTGGTGATCCATACCCTAACCAACTAAAAGAAACAGCAGATCTTATCGCTAAAGGTGCAGGCATAGAAGAGTATACAATCGGTTGGCAAAGTGCAGGGAATACACCAGAACCATGGTTAGGTCCAGACGTTCAAGACTTAACGAGGGAGTTATATGAGAAACATCAATATAAAGCATTCGTTTATATCCCTGTGGGTTTTATTGCCGATCATTTGGAAGTGCTTTATGACAATGATTATGAATGTAAAGTCATTACGGAAGAATTTGGGGTAAGTTATTTTCGACCAGAAATGCCGAATGCAAAACCTGAATTTATTGATGCACTCGCAGAAGTAGTGATGAAACATTTACCTCAGAAATAGATTTGAAATTACTTCAACACTTATCAGGATGGGATGGCAGAGCAATGAAGAGCTATAGACAATGCGCGATTTATATCGCCCTCGCATCCTTTCATTGACGAAAACTTTATGACACAGGATAGTTATCAAATGCTAAAGAGGGCGATTCATTGTGGTAGGAGAAGCGAAAAAAAATATTGTTGTAATTGGTGGAGGAATTACCGGATTAACAACTGCATATTATCTTCAAAAAGCAGCAAAAGAACAAGAACTACCTATTGAAGTAAAATTGATTGAAGCAACCCACCGTCTTGGTGGAAAAATACAAACGGTGCGAAAAGATGGATTTATTATTGAAAGAGGCCCTGATTCCTTTCTTGAAAGAAAGAAGAGTGCCTCTCGTTTAGCTACTGATGTTGGAATTGCTGATCAATTAATTCGTAATGCTACTGGCCAATCATATGTGCTTGTAAAAGGGAAGATGTACCCCATGCCTGGTGGGTCTATCATGGGAATTCCAACACAAATCGCCCCTTTTATTATGACGGGTTTGTTTTCTATACCAGGAAAATTAAGAGCGGCTGCAGATTTTGTCCTTCCTAAATCAAAAGAAGAGGGGGATCAAGCGCTAGGTTTGTTTTTTAGAAGACGTCTAGGGGATGAAGTAGTAGAAAATCTAGTAGAACCATTACTTTCAGGAATATATGCAGGAG
Above is a window of Oikeobacillus pervagus DNA encoding:
- a CDS encoding ABC transporter permease — protein: MNNIQLLWKERVQQYFIELRKYLKYMLNDHFLFVLIFGLGAGLYYYSDWVKTLDKDFPAAWIAAIILSLFLALGSVYTFLKRADTVFLIPLEEKMQDYFKKSLTTSLAFQSYPLILVMAAFMPMLAQVNHADLSSFFIWLLIIIGLKFWNLTVRWHILKYQEKEAHLIDIAVRYFLNVILLYFLFSKANLYLVIALLVMMIAYLSYFKKVTNSFVLKWETLVELEERRMSRFYHLANLFTDVPHLEGKVKRRVWMDFILQTIPFKQENSFTYLLSRTFIRLNEYFGLFVRLTVIGGLIIAFSDILVLKLILSFLFIYLTGFQLFPMMKRHESKIWVFLYPVPQEQKKKAFLYVLRKWLLIQSVLFGILAGLPDTWKDGLIVIICNLVFASIFIILYAPARLKKMERKM
- the hemE gene encoding uroporphyrinogen decarboxylase, which produces MREINETILRAALGEKTDYTPVWYMRQAGRSQPEYRKLKEKYSLFEITHQPELCAYVTRLPVEQYDVDAAILYKDIMSPLPSIGVHVDIKSGIGPVIDNPIQSLADVEKLGEIHPEQDVPYVLETIKILTQEQLSVPLIGFAGAPFTLASYMIEGGPSKNYNKTKAFMYSEPKAWFALMDKLAEMTITYVRAQIHAGASAIQIFDSWVGALNVPDYRHFIKPVMEKIFNELRKENVPLIMFGVGASHLAKEWNDLPLDVVGLDWRLSIQEARQLGISKTIQGNLDPALLIAPWKVIEERVKEILDQGLAQPGYIFNLGHGVFPQVQPETLKRLTSFVHEYSAGKIK
- a CDS encoding antibiotic biosynthesis monooxygenase family protein; the encoded protein is MILNNHKRENLVLMQNGEHTLLLHETDKKTIFQSPRSYEIVVKSGKIDRHDGFFVMNHIPLTDEGRPVFEYRFKNRSGFIENAPGFKALRVLRPVHSDTYIILTEWQNEEAFNRWKKSKTFENAHKKQQDYQKEEDKTPIYPRPSYVTTYFIPKEDN
- the hemH gene encoding ferrochelatase translates to MEKKKIGLLVMAYGTPYKEEDIERYYTHIRHGRKPSKEMLEDLRSRYEAIGGISPLARITQEQGRKLEARLNEIQDEVEFKMYLGLKHIEPFVEDAVEQMNQDGIEEAISLVLAPHFSTFSVKSYNGRAKEKANEIGGPSITSIESWYKEPKFIDYWVKQVKQTYEEMSKAERDSSILIISAHSLPEKILRFGDPYPNQLKETADLIAKGAGIEEYTIGWQSAGNTPEPWLGPDVQDLTRELYEKHQYKAFVYIPVGFIADHLEVLYDNDYECKVITEEFGVSYFRPEMPNAKPEFIDALAEVVMKHLPQK